One segment of Agromyces albus DNA contains the following:
- a CDS encoding TetR/AcrR family transcriptional regulator — MDTPTAILANAAAALRESPFDDISYRTLGDAVGVSERTVYRHFPTRSHLLEGVAGWIESTEFPLPPFVTILQFQEASRARFLAFDSSPAFAFVCARAASISPTGESEATFFTRALVAMLATNHPSVNERDLRRVAAALRYFASAQFWARMRTGFDMSAPEISDVFDRTVVQVLSRLPTLSRTSR; from the coding sequence GTGGATACTCCGACCGCGATCCTTGCCAACGCCGCCGCGGCTCTGCGTGAGAGTCCGTTCGACGACATCTCATACCGCACGCTGGGCGACGCGGTCGGCGTGTCGGAGAGGACGGTCTACCGTCACTTCCCGACGAGATCGCATCTCCTGGAGGGCGTCGCGGGGTGGATCGAGTCCACCGAGTTCCCGTTGCCACCGTTCGTCACGATCCTGCAGTTCCAGGAGGCGTCGCGCGCCCGGTTCCTGGCCTTCGATTCGTCGCCGGCGTTCGCCTTCGTGTGCGCGCGCGCCGCATCCATCTCGCCTACCGGAGAGTCGGAAGCCACGTTCTTCACACGCGCTCTTGTGGCGATGCTGGCGACGAACCACCCCTCGGTGAACGAACGCGATCTGCGCCGGGTGGCGGCCGCGCTGCGCTACTTCGCGTCGGCGCAGTTCTGGGCTCGCATGCGGACGGGCTTCGACATGAGCGCACCGGAGATCTCGGATGTCTTCGATCGCACGGTCGTCCAGGTCTTGAGCCGCCTTCCCACCCTGTCACGGACATCGAGATGA